One genomic window of Sporocytophaga myxococcoides DSM 11118 includes the following:
- a CDS encoding PAS domain-containing protein yields the protein MRYISRKNRKPRKRGLADDQLDREHKSAFIRKVLGTVANTIYIYDIEEKRFVYVNEYARQSLGYEPSEIEAFGEEFFYKIMDPEFVHLKSDHFKEILELKDGEVKVTNTKLKHADGTWRWFILKESVFDRNEVGGVKQITGTITDVTEKKETEKQLKRSLNFIDKVMNSSPFDVFVYDVLEEKNIFVNNNVINTLGYSAKEVEEMGIGFLQKIIYPKDLEIFNKNHADLKELTQNAMNTFEFRVVASDGSVKWLNNQISVFSRDEQGRVKEIIGVARDITEKKEAEEYLRENIHFVNKITETIPSYIFVQDIVSQEVIFSNRSILADLGYIEEDFEDPLKVFWEIIHPDDLPLLTKFQDDLKYVGDGVLRQEFRFRHADGSWRWIHVALSAFKKDASENIIQIIASSMDITERKEAELHLQESQHFVQSILDTSPNSIYVYDLEKRSNIFSARSPGDDLGYPTEYFKSLGDNFMPALLHPDDFDENVKHWEELKTLKNGEVKSVEGRLKHADGSWRWFHLRHSVFKRDETGQVVQVIGIATDITDLKKTENQLEESKAFITKIMEANPNVIIIHELKSQTPIYINRYVEEILGYTSEEILAMGMDAFKILIHPDDQPKILKHLEEFALGGFETSRTIEYRARDKQGNWHWGLSKDSAFERDSEGKVTKVIAAATEITERKKIEEEIKRLNASLEEIVEERTGELRKNQEQLKDREKQLTIITNAVPALISYIDKDLKYVFANDHYYKVFNVEGSINGKYISELIGEESFKIIFPMLKRVLAGEELTLENNFLSKNNEKVYFKLNYIPDTDNRGEVKGFIVMGTDLTDRYNYERSLEERNVELIKINSELDNFIYTASHDLKSPIVNMEGLLKSLLEEANQQCKGDINEMLNFVVLSVEKLKKTIEELSEISKIQKGTENYEERIGIEEIIRDFKVEYSEQIKSSHAEIFSDLSVPSIKFSRKNFRSVIYNMLSNAIKFRSPERAPIISIRSESISGNYILITISDNGMGFDMSKKDKVFGMFKRLHSHVEGTGVGMYIVKRIMENASGKIEVESEEGVGTSFRLYFPVG from the coding sequence ATGAGATATATAAGCAGGAAAAACCGGAAGCCCAGAAAGAGGGGATTAGCAGATGACCAACTGGACCGAGAACACAAATCTGCATTTATCCGGAAGGTGCTGGGCACTGTTGCCAACACAATATACATTTATGATATAGAAGAAAAGCGGTTTGTGTATGTAAATGAATATGCCAGGCAATCGCTGGGTTATGAGCCATCAGAAATTGAAGCATTTGGAGAAGAGTTTTTTTATAAGATAATGGACCCGGAATTTGTCCATCTTAAATCTGATCATTTTAAGGAAATTCTTGAATTAAAAGATGGAGAGGTTAAAGTCACTAATACCAAACTCAAACATGCAGATGGCACCTGGAGATGGTTTATCCTGAAAGAGTCTGTCTTTGATAGAAATGAAGTAGGAGGAGTAAAACAAATCACAGGCACAATCACTGATGTTACTGAAAAGAAAGAAACAGAGAAGCAATTAAAGCGCAGTCTTAACTTTATTGACAAAGTGATGAATTCGAGCCCTTTCGATGTCTTTGTCTACGATGTATTGGAGGAGAAGAATATTTTTGTTAATAACAATGTTATAAATACCCTAGGCTATAGCGCAAAGGAAGTGGAGGAGATGGGTATAGGTTTTTTACAAAAGATTATTTATCCTAAGGATCTGGAAATTTTCAATAAGAATCATGCCGATTTAAAGGAGCTGACCCAGAATGCTATGAATACTTTTGAGTTCAGGGTAGTTGCTTCCGATGGAAGTGTGAAATGGCTGAACAATCAGATTTCTGTATTCAGTAGAGATGAACAGGGACGAGTTAAAGAAATCATCGGCGTTGCAAGAGATATTACTGAGAAGAAAGAAGCAGAGGAGTATTTGCGGGAGAATATCCACTTTGTAAATAAGATCACAGAAACCATACCTAGTTATATATTTGTTCAGGATATCGTATCACAGGAGGTCATCTTTTCAAACAGGTCAATTCTGGCAGATTTGGGCTATATAGAGGAAGATTTTGAAGATCCACTAAAGGTTTTCTGGGAAATTATTCATCCTGACGACCTGCCTTTGTTAACTAAATTCCAGGATGATCTTAAATATGTGGGAGATGGAGTCTTAAGGCAGGAGTTTAGATTCAGGCACGCTGATGGCTCCTGGAGATGGATACATGTAGCCTTGTCTGCTTTCAAAAAAGATGCATCCGAAAATATCATTCAAATTATAGCTTCGAGTATGGACATAACTGAAAGGAAAGAAGCTGAATTGCACCTTCAGGAAAGTCAGCATTTTGTACAAAGCATACTTGACACTTCTCCTAACTCTATTTATGTATATGATTTGGAAAAGAGAAGCAATATATTTTCGGCAAGGTCACCAGGAGATGATTTAGGTTATCCCACTGAATATTTTAAAAGTCTTGGAGATAATTTTATGCCTGCATTGTTGCATCCTGACGACTTTGATGAAAACGTTAAACATTGGGAAGAACTTAAGACACTGAAGAATGGAGAGGTAAAATCAGTGGAAGGCAGACTGAAACATGCAGATGGAAGCTGGCGTTGGTTTCACCTCAGACATAGTGTATTTAAAAGGGATGAAACTGGACAAGTAGTCCAGGTTATAGGAATTGCCACAGATATTACCGATCTTAAAAAAACTGAAAACCAGCTGGAAGAAAGTAAGGCTTTTATAACAAAGATTATGGAAGCCAATCCTAATGTAATAATCATTCACGAGCTGAAATCGCAAACTCCGATTTATATCAACAGGTATGTTGAAGAAATACTGGGTTATACTTCGGAGGAGATTCTTGCAATGGGCATGGATGCATTTAAAATACTGATTCACCCGGATGATCAACCTAAAATATTAAAGCATCTTGAAGAGTTTGCGTTAGGTGGCTTTGAAACCTCCAGGACTATTGAATACAGGGCCAGAGACAAACAGGGTAACTGGCATTGGGGCTTATCTAAGGATTCTGCTTTTGAACGAGATTCTGAAGGTAAGGTGACTAAAGTAATAGCTGCGGCAACCGAGATTACGGAAAGGAAAAAAATCGAGGAGGAAATTAAAAGACTCAATGCGAGCCTTGAAGAAATTGTGGAGGAGCGGACCGGTGAGCTTCGAAAGAACCAAGAGCAGTTGAAGGACAGAGAAAAACAATTAACGATAATTACAAATGCAGTGCCTGCACTGATATCATATATCGACAAGGATCTCAAATACGTTTTTGCCAACGATCATTACTATAAAGTTTTTAATGTAGAAGGAAGCATCAATGGTAAGTATATTTCTGAATTGATCGGAGAAGAAAGTTTTAAAATTATTTTCCCTATGCTGAAGCGAGTCCTGGCCGGCGAAGAACTTACTTTAGAAAATAATTTTCTGAGTAAGAATAATGAAAAGGTTTATTTTAAACTAAATTATATACCAGATACAGATAACAGGGGAGAGGTGAAAGGTTTCATAGTCATGGGGACAGACCTTACCGACAGATATAATTATGAAAGATCTCTTGAGGAAAGGAATGTCGAGCTTATTAAGATCAATTCTGAACTTGACAATTTTATATATACCGCCTCTCATGATCTTAAAAGTCCGATTGTAAATATGGAAGGCCTGCTTAAAAGCCTACTTGAAGAAGCAAATCAACAATGCAAAGGCGATATCAATGAAATGCTGAACTTTGTTGTGCTTAGTGTTGAAAAGCTTAAAAAGACCATAGAAGAACTTTCTGAAATCAGTAAAATTCAGAAAGGAACTGAAAATTATGAAGAGAGGATTGGAATAGAAGAGATCATCAGGGATTTTAAGGTTGAGTATTCAGAGCAAATTAAGTCATCTCATGCTGAGATTTTTTCTGACCTCTCTGTACCATCAATTAAGTTTTCCAGGAAAAATTTTCGTAGTGTTATTTATAACATGCTTAGCAATGCAATTAAATTCCGTTCTCCGGAAAGAGCTCCCATTATTTCAATACGATCAGAATCCATATCTGGTAATTATATCCTGATAACCATTTCTGATAATGGGATGGGGTTTGATATGAGTAAAAAGGACAAGGTTTTCGGAATGTTTAAGAGACTTCACAGCCATGTTGAAGGAACAGGTGTGGGCATGTATATAGTTAAAAGGATTATGGAAAATGCTTCTGGCAAGATAGAAGTGGAAAGTGAAGAAGGAGTAGGTACTAGTTTCAGATTATATTTTCCCGTTGGCTAA
- a CDS encoding gluconate:H+ symporter has translation MPVILITCSILLLLVLMLFLKFNAFISLTLVSLFLGISFGMPADNLISSIQKGFGDTLGSLTFIVVFGAMLGKIVGESGAALQISNSLNRLFGPKNVVWAVVLTGFIIGIPLFYTAGFVLLIPLVFTIAAVGNFSPVYIGIPMAAALSVTHGFLPPHPGPVALASIFKADLGLTLIYGSIIAVPAIVLAGPFYGRFVKDIKSSGSPAKSNVQPLELPSFGISLFTALFPVLLISIGACLIPFLTKETIVYKLLSFWGNPFIAMLLAVIVATYNLGISRGQSVKEVMDLYNVAISEVALIILIIGAGGAFKQVLIDSKSAEYLAEIFRGSSLSPLVLAWTMAAIIRLALGSATVAALTSAGIILPLIQSSHVSPELTVLSIGAGSLMFSHVNDAGFWIFKEYFNLSIAQTIRSWSIMETIVSVTGLAGVLLLDLILVS, from the coding sequence ATGCCAGTAATCCTCATCACCTGCAGCATTCTGCTTTTGCTTGTTTTAATGCTTTTCCTGAAATTCAATGCCTTTATATCCCTCACACTTGTATCATTATTTCTGGGCATCTCTTTCGGAATGCCTGCTGACAACTTGATTTCCTCCATACAGAAAGGTTTTGGAGACACTCTGGGAAGTCTTACTTTCATCGTTGTCTTCGGTGCAATGCTAGGAAAAATAGTGGGGGAAAGCGGTGCTGCCTTGCAGATCAGCAATAGTCTTAATCGTCTGTTTGGGCCCAAAAATGTTGTTTGGGCAGTTGTACTTACCGGATTTATTATAGGAATTCCTCTGTTTTATACTGCAGGTTTCGTTTTACTTATTCCATTGGTATTTACTATCGCAGCTGTCGGGAATTTCTCTCCAGTATACATAGGAATCCCTATGGCAGCAGCACTTTCCGTAACACATGGCTTCCTTCCACCGCATCCGGGTCCGGTAGCTCTTGCTTCTATTTTTAAAGCAGACCTTGGCCTCACACTAATCTATGGAAGTATTATTGCTGTTCCTGCAATCGTGCTTGCAGGACCTTTTTACGGGAGATTTGTAAAAGATATAAAAAGCTCAGGAAGTCCTGCTAAATCAAATGTCCAGCCCTTGGAATTACCTTCCTTCGGAATAAGCTTATTCACCGCCTTATTCCCTGTACTTTTGATTTCCATCGGAGCTTGCCTGATTCCTTTTTTAACGAAAGAAACTATTGTTTATAAGCTCCTAAGTTTTTGGGGGAATCCTTTTATTGCAATGCTTTTAGCAGTCATTGTAGCTACCTATAACCTAGGCATCTCAAGAGGTCAATCAGTAAAAGAAGTTATGGATTTGTACAATGTCGCCATATCGGAGGTCGCTTTAATCATACTGATTATAGGAGCAGGAGGTGCATTTAAACAAGTTTTGATCGACAGTAAATCCGCAGAATATCTTGCTGAAATTTTTCGTGGTTCCAGTCTATCTCCTCTTGTTTTAGCATGGACTATGGCCGCAATCATCAGACTAGCTCTTGGTTCTGCAACCGTTGCTGCACTTACTTCCGCAGGAATAATTCTACCTTTAATTCAAAGTTCACATGTTAGTCCCGAGCTTACTGTCCTTTCCATTGGCGCTGGAAGTCTTATGTTCTCACACGTAAATGATGCAGGCTTCTGGATTTTCAAAGAATATTTTAACCTTTCCATTGCTCAAACAATCAGGAGCTGGTCTATAATGGAAACTATTGTCTCTGTTACGGGACTTGCAGGGGTGCTGTTGTTAGATCTGATCCTGGTCAGTTAA
- a CDS encoding ABC-F family ATP-binding cassette domain-containing protein, producing MADIDYAKIQLYAGNYSFWYHSSQLATKQRADQNKKVEEKRAELQEFIARFSANASKSKQATSRQKLLDKLTLDDIKPSSRKYPAVIWKPEREVGDQVLSVDNLCKIGEDGKPMFSNITFSLNRNDKVAFVSKDTLAISMFFDVLMGVQQADKGELKWGVTTTQSYFPKDNSSYFNSSDLNLVDWLRQFSKEKDESFIRGFLGKMLFTGEESLKQSKVLSGGEKVRCMLSKMMLESANVLVLDEPTNHLDLESITSLNNSLKDFKGIILFATHDYEFMQTVANRVIEITPYGLIDKLMTYEEFVKSEKVKAQREELYSVMK from the coding sequence GTGGCAGATATCGATTATGCTAAAATACAGTTATATGCTGGTAACTATTCTTTCTGGTACCACTCAAGTCAGTTAGCGACTAAACAAAGAGCTGACCAGAATAAAAAGGTTGAGGAAAAAAGAGCCGAGTTGCAGGAGTTCATTGCAAGATTCAGCGCGAATGCATCAAAATCCAAGCAAGCCACTTCAAGACAAAAACTTCTTGATAAACTAACCCTTGATGATATTAAACCTTCGAGCAGAAAATATCCTGCTGTAATCTGGAAGCCTGAAAGGGAAGTCGGAGATCAGGTGTTATCTGTAGATAACCTCTGCAAAATCGGCGAAGACGGAAAGCCAATGTTCAGCAATATTACTTTCAGTCTGAATAGAAACGACAAGGTTGCATTTGTAAGCAAAGATACACTTGCTATATCAATGTTCTTTGATGTTCTGATGGGAGTTCAGCAGGCTGATAAGGGGGAGTTAAAGTGGGGAGTTACTACAACACAATCCTATTTCCCTAAAGACAACAGCAGTTATTTCAATTCTTCTGATTTAAACCTTGTTGACTGGTTAAGACAATTTTCCAAAGAAAAGGACGAGAGCTTTATACGCGGATTCCTTGGTAAAATGCTCTTTACAGGTGAAGAGTCATTAAAGCAGTCTAAAGTATTATCAGGAGGAGAAAAGGTAAGATGCATGCTTTCTAAAATGATGCTTGAGTCTGCCAACGTTCTGGTATTGGATGAACCAACCAATCACCTTGACCTTGAGTCTATCACATCTTTGAACAATAGTTTGAAGGATTTTAAGGGCATTATTTTATTTGCAACCCATGACTATGAGTTTATGCAAACTGTTGCGAACAGAGTTATAGAAATTACTCCTTACGGTTTAATTGACAAACTGATGACGTATGAGGAATTTGTGAAGAGTGAAAAAGTAAAAGCGCAACGTGAAGAACTTTATTCAGTAATGAAATAA
- a CDS encoding neutral/alkaline non-lysosomal ceramidase N-terminal domain-containing protein translates to MKKSSFLKKTSKIFLIIIICLFFLAIALIDTVDKTPLKETAYYHQMMEQVDTLHYEENSLSITGGWAKTNITPLQPLQIASYGLRRDFDGVHDSLFVRSFVFKSKEKKCALITMDLLIVPPSVAAKALALLQKEGFGRDEVYFSATHSHNGAGGWAKGPGGRFLAGSFEEDYVQFIADKIVIAVKNAQKTAAPIEVGFGKIDASKQVANRLIDGGKIDPYLRILKLKKDNGENAMILSYSAHPTCLAKKINYISCDYPGFLVDSLERRNETDFAAFFAGAVGSMKPGETGTADFEKATTIADSLEEKVSAISDSIHLEKPKELLSDFIPLYARSAHLRLSEDFRIRPWVFNWLLGEQSPGISVFKIANNVMIGTPCDFSGELMTPLDSLAKTKNLNLQITSFNGAYLGYITPDQYYNLVKNETREMNWFGPFNGAYFSELIAKILRKLE, encoded by the coding sequence TTGAAAAAGTCTTCCTTTTTAAAAAAAACATCTAAAATATTTCTGATCATTATCATCTGCCTCTTCTTTCTGGCTATTGCCCTGATAGACACAGTTGATAAAACGCCCTTAAAAGAAACAGCTTACTACCATCAAATGATGGAACAAGTCGATACACTTCATTACGAAGAAAATTCCTTGTCTATCACCGGAGGATGGGCCAAAACCAATATTACTCCTTTGCAGCCATTACAAATTGCCAGTTACGGCCTGAGAAGAGATTTTGATGGTGTACACGATTCTTTATTTGTAAGAAGCTTTGTCTTTAAATCGAAAGAAAAGAAATGTGCACTTATCACTATGGATCTGTTGATAGTTCCTCCATCTGTTGCTGCAAAGGCCTTGGCCCTACTTCAAAAGGAGGGCTTTGGGCGAGATGAAGTTTATTTTTCTGCCACCCATTCCCACAATGGAGCAGGTGGTTGGGCAAAAGGCCCAGGAGGCCGCTTTCTTGCAGGTTCCTTTGAAGAAGATTATGTTCAATTCATTGCAGATAAAATCGTTATCGCCGTTAAAAATGCTCAAAAAACTGCTGCTCCAATTGAAGTAGGCTTCGGCAAAATTGATGCCTCAAAACAAGTAGCAAACAGATTGATAGATGGTGGAAAAATCGATCCATATTTGAGGATCTTAAAACTTAAAAAGGACAATGGAGAAAATGCAATGATTTTGTCTTATTCAGCACATCCTACTTGCCTGGCAAAGAAAATTAATTATATCAGTTGTGACTATCCGGGTTTTCTGGTAGATTCCTTAGAGAGACGAAACGAAACAGATTTCGCAGCTTTCTTTGCGGGAGCTGTCGGAAGCATGAAGCCAGGAGAAACAGGAACAGCAGATTTTGAAAAGGCAACAACTATAGCCGATAGCCTTGAAGAAAAAGTATCGGCAATCAGTGACAGCATTCATTTAGAAAAACCTAAAGAACTTCTTTCTGACTTTATACCCTTGTATGCCAGAAGTGCTCACTTAAGGTTAAGCGAAGATTTTCGCATTCGTCCATGGGTATTTAATTGGTTGCTGGGTGAGCAATCACCAGGAATTTCAGTATTTAAAATTGCCAATAATGTAATGATAGGTACTCCATGTGACTTTTCGGGAGAACTAATGACTCCACTGGATAGCCTTGCTAAAACCAAAAATTTGAATCTTCAAATAACCAGCTTCAACGGAGCTTATCTGGGTTACATTACTCCTGATCAATATTACAACCTGGTGAAAAACGAAACACGTGAAATGAATTGGTTTGGACCATTCAATGGAGCTTATTTCAGCGAATTGATTGCAAAAATATTAAGGAAACTTGAATAG
- a CDS encoding malectin domain-containing carbohydrate-binding protein — protein MKKIFTLQFIGGLALFFLFAINASAQPSGTVYSTTLYRVNPGGTTVSSIDTSKVAWGNDHPDAPSLYVDTAIAGNRTYTVYDTILFDASVPVSVPVKVFKSERSLSEFKGGTELEWKFPVKATSLVEVRLYFAELYFNEPGVRVFDIWVEGEKVLSNFDIFSEVGKFTGVAKTFVAEVGDDDTLNIVFAKNVGQPKINGIEIIEVTPTVQSVFGKRTQNTIAAFPNPCKDVVTLKLDNSAVRDLQLFDSYGKQIDNPKAEFSGNDLRVDLSSQPSGVYMLKVTNDKASETLRLIKQ, from the coding sequence ATGAAAAAAATATTTACACTTCAATTCATAGGAGGGCTTGCTCTCTTTTTCCTTTTTGCAATAAATGCATCCGCTCAGCCTTCAGGAACTGTATATAGTACAACACTCTATAGAGTTAATCCCGGAGGTACTACTGTATCGAGCATAGATACATCAAAGGTTGCCTGGGGAAATGATCACCCGGATGCTCCCTCTTTATATGTTGATACGGCTATTGCCGGAAACAGAACATATACAGTATATGATACTATTTTATTTGATGCTTCTGTGCCCGTATCTGTACCTGTAAAAGTTTTTAAGAGTGAAAGAAGTCTTTCTGAATTCAAAGGAGGTACTGAGTTAGAATGGAAATTTCCTGTGAAAGCTACCTCGCTTGTCGAAGTGAGATTATATTTTGCTGAACTTTACTTTAATGAACCAGGCGTGAGAGTTTTTGATATCTGGGTAGAAGGTGAAAAGGTGCTTTCAAACTTTGACATTTTCAGTGAAGTCGGAAAATTTACAGGAGTTGCCAAAACTTTTGTTGCAGAAGTTGGTGATGATGATACCCTTAATATAGTATTTGCAAAGAACGTTGGTCAGCCCAAGATTAACGGTATTGAAATAATTGAAGTAACACCTACAGTTCAAAGTGTTTTTGGCAAGAGAACTCAGAATACTATTGCAGCATTTCCAAATCCTTGTAAAGATGTAGTGACATTAAAATTGGATAATTCTGCTGTAAGAGATTTACAATTATTTGACAGCTATGGAAAGCAAATTGACAACCCTAAAGCGGAATTCTCAGGAAATGATTTAAGGGTAGATCTTTCTTCTCAACCATCAGGAGTATATATGTTGAAAGTAACCAATGATAAAGCAAGCGAAACTCTTCGCCTGATTAAGCAATAA
- a CDS encoding sugar MFS transporter: MSFLNPEKESPNYTIVFAVLSTLFFMWGLITVTNIMLANDLRTVFQLSYVEAISMNFLFFATYFIMAVPSGKLIDKIGYRKGMMTGLSLAAAGCFLAYPATGMRSYSFFMTALFIQATGITILQVAANPYVALLGSRGKGASKLTLVQAFNSLGAFVATLFASGFLMELSGLNERSYFDMSPEEIRNSVVHFVQLPFVLLGVVLLLLGVFLFFSRLPRINTKEIEPLVLETNPPRTQVWQFSHAGLGALAIFAYVGAEVTIGTYLASAASELAVLYWGGAMVGRFVGSALLVKISPRKSIGIFSIIASLLVMGFMLIDSQISIYAIVAVGLFNSVLFPCIFTMGIDGLGKFSEEGSAMLIMAVVGGAVVPFVSHALIEGKAGFILPVLCYIFIAYFGLKGSRYPKRTNFY, translated from the coding sequence ATGTCTTTTTTAAACCCAGAAAAAGAATCGCCAAATTATACGATTGTGTTCGCGGTGCTTTCCACATTGTTTTTTATGTGGGGACTCATAACGGTAACAAATATAATGCTTGCTAACGATTTACGAACAGTATTTCAGTTGAGCTATGTTGAAGCAATATCCATGAATTTTCTGTTTTTTGCCACATATTTCATAATGGCAGTTCCCTCCGGAAAATTAATTGACAAAATTGGTTACAGGAAAGGAATGATGACGGGTTTGAGTCTTGCTGCTGCAGGTTGCTTTCTGGCTTATCCTGCAACTGGAATGCGATCTTACTCCTTCTTTATGACAGCGCTGTTTATTCAGGCAACAGGTATCACAATTCTTCAAGTTGCGGCTAATCCATATGTAGCTTTACTTGGTTCCAGAGGAAAGGGAGCAAGTAAATTAACCTTGGTACAAGCCTTTAATTCTCTGGGAGCATTTGTTGCTACTTTGTTTGCGTCAGGATTTCTGATGGAACTTTCCGGTCTTAATGAAAGAAGTTATTTTGATATGTCGCCTGAGGAAATCAGAAATTCTGTAGTTCATTTTGTGCAGCTTCCATTTGTGCTGCTTGGCGTGGTGTTATTGTTGCTTGGTGTTTTCCTGTTTTTCTCAAGACTGCCGAGAATTAATACTAAAGAAATTGAGCCTCTTGTTTTGGAAACAAACCCTCCGAGAACTCAGGTGTGGCAGTTTTCTCACGCGGGTCTTGGTGCCCTTGCTATTTTTGCATATGTCGGTGCAGAAGTTACTATAGGAACTTATCTTGCTTCTGCCGCAAGTGAATTAGCTGTTTTATACTGGGGCGGTGCAATGGTTGGAAGGTTTGTCGGGTCTGCCTTACTTGTTAAAATTAGTCCAAGAAAGAGTATCGGAATATTTTCTATTATCGCATCATTACTGGTAATGGGCTTTATGTTAATAGATTCTCAAATTTCCATTTACGCAATAGTAGCTGTAGGTTTATTTAACTCTGTTCTTTTCCCTTGCATCTTTACCATGGGTATTGACGGTCTTGGAAAATTTTCGGAGGAAGGTTCAGCAATGCTTATTATGGCAGTTGTCGGAGGAGCAGTTGTACCATTTGTTTCTCATGCATTGATTGAGGGTAAAGCAGGATTTATTCTTCCTGTCCTGTGTTATATTTTCATTGCTTACTTTGGTCTTAAAGGGTCTAGATACCCTAAGAGGACCAACTTCTATTAA
- a CDS encoding DUF4286 family protein, translating to MIIYNLTLVSLPEIQMEVLTEIKSNYIPGLQKSNYGASYKVMKILSGEGNESTFALQVSFENQDNYISFADNYEYILLEEIQKKFPNQVMPFATLLEEL from the coding sequence ATGATAATCTACAATCTAACGCTTGTATCACTTCCAGAAATTCAAATGGAAGTCTTGACAGAAATAAAATCGAATTACATTCCTGGTTTGCAGAAAAGTAATTATGGAGCAAGCTATAAGGTCATGAAAATCCTATCAGGCGAGGGAAACGAAAGCACCTTTGCATTGCAGGTTTCCTTTGAAAATCAAGACAATTATATTTCATTTGCGGACAATTACGAATACATTCTTCTTGAAGAAATACAAAAAAAATTCCCCAATCAGGTTATGCCTTTTGCAACCCTTCTTGAGGAATTATAA
- the serS gene encoding serine--tRNA ligase, producing the protein MLQIAFIRENKTEVIAGLKKKYFKDAETFVDKVIEIDQQRRDTQRLLDDILAQSNTKAKEIGQLMKTGQKDAAEEAKAVAADLRTKSKEQEDKLASLEGELNDTLVKLPNLPHSSVPEGRTPEENLNVFEHGSTPALYDGALPHWELIKKFDIIDFDLGVKLTGAGFPVYKGKGARLQRALINFFLDEALKAGYGEVQPPILVNADSGFATGQLPDKEGQMYFASADNFYLIPTAEVPITNIYRDVIVKEEDLPVKNVGYTPCFRREAGSWGADVRGLNRLHQFDKVEIVQIVHPDSSYEALDKMVDHVRELLYKLGLQFRILRLCGGDMSFNSALTYDFEVYSAAQKRWLEVSSVSNFETFQANRLKLRFKSEGKTRLLHTLNGSALALPRIVAALLENNQDKDGIKIPEVLIPYTGFDRI; encoded by the coding sequence ATGTTACAGATTGCTTTTATACGTGAGAATAAAACGGAAGTAATTGCCGGACTGAAGAAAAAATACTTTAAAGATGCTGAAACGTTCGTTGATAAGGTAATCGAGATTGACCAACAAAGAAGAGATACACAAAGACTTCTTGACGATATACTTGCTCAAAGCAACACAAAGGCCAAAGAAATTGGGCAGTTGATGAAAACTGGTCAAAAAGATGCTGCTGAGGAGGCTAAAGCTGTAGCTGCTGATCTTAGGACTAAGAGTAAAGAACAGGAGGACAAACTTGCAAGTCTTGAAGGCGAATTAAATGATACATTAGTTAAGCTGCCCAATCTTCCACATTCATCAGTTCCAGAAGGACGTACTCCCGAAGAAAACCTCAATGTTTTTGAACATGGCAGCACGCCGGCACTTTATGACGGTGCACTTCCTCACTGGGAGCTTATTAAAAAATTTGACATAATTGATTTTGATCTTGGTGTAAAACTTACGGGTGCAGGTTTTCCTGTATATAAAGGTAAAGGTGCCAGACTTCAGAGAGCTTTGATTAACTTCTTTCTGGATGAAGCCCTGAAAGCCGGTTATGGAGAGGTGCAACCTCCTATTTTAGTAAATGCAGATTCAGGATTTGCTACGGGTCAGCTTCCTGACAAAGAGGGGCAAATGTATTTTGCATCTGCCGATAATTTTTACCTCATTCCTACTGCTGAGGTTCCGATCACTAATATTTACAGAGATGTTATTGTTAAAGAGGAAGATCTTCCTGTGAAGAATGTTGGTTACACTCCTTGTTTCAGAAGAGAGGCGGGATCGTGGGGGGCTGATGTCAGGGGCTTAAACAGGTTGCATCAGTTTGATAAGGTGGAGATTGTTCAGATCGTTCATCCTGATTCTTCTTATGAAGCCCTGGACAAGATGGTTGATCATGTGAGAGAATTGTTATACAAACTTGGTCTTCAGTTCCGTATTTTACGTCTTTGTGGTGGAGATATGAGTTTTAACTCTGCTCTGACTTATGATTTTGAAGTATATTCCGCGGCTCAGAAAAGATGGCTTGAAGTGAGTTCTGTAAGTAACTTTGAAACATTCCAGGCCAACAGACTTAAATTGCGCTTTAAATCCGAAGGAAAAACTAGACTTCTGCACACTTTAAATGGTAGTGCACTAGCTCTTCCAAGGATTGTTGCCGCATTACTTGAGAATAACCAGGACAAAGATGGTATCAAAATTCCGGAAGTTCTGATTCCTTATACAGGTTTTGACAGAATTTAA